One part of the Tolypothrix sp. NIES-4075 genome encodes these proteins:
- a CDS encoding DUF4327 family protein, translated as MSINTVPSINYYSLDVIQDEARRLVQKGMVSRQQPIYTLCQYIPAREWVCVECELEKCDFLLRDRIGDLIGREKWEND; from the coding sequence ATGAGTATCAATACGGTGCCTTCTATTAATTACTACTCTCTGGATGTCATCCAAGACGAAGCACGCCGACTGGTGCAAAAGGGAATGGTCAGCCGACAACAGCCAATATACACACTCTGCCAATACATCCCCGCGAGAGAGTGGGTTTGCGTGGAATGCGAATTAGAAAAATGTGATTTTTTACTGCGCGATCGCATCGGCGATTTGATTGGTCGTGAAAAATGGGAAAACGATTAA